The Chryseobacterium indicum genome includes a window with the following:
- a CDS encoding T9SS type B sorting domain-containing protein, which yields MNKILLSFVLMFFSISTIFAQRDTEHWIAPYYASTTGYTNAVYLSTDSTTPFDVKIYSNNALLTTVTISKGNPQTYTVTANLISATTPSEALQVITKGLYLKGDKPFYCTLRSAQTSHGEIITSKGKAGIGKLFFVANPPNTNAGTGTSNNFTAGILATEDNTQVTVTWNTSGLVFLGGTPSGANSQSFTLNKGQSYIMAGNNGTSANLTGFIGAKVVSNKPITLTNGSANGNFGALSSSGSDLIMDQSVPVERLGNTFAMVKTRSTAPAENMEGGIVIATEDNTQIFINGATAPIATINAGEWYRINETNYIQQGGASGHFNMFISTSKNVYLYQLVGVGTENNTGGYNYIPPLNCFLPRKIDEIGKINEMPSVSGVTLKLNILTEAGAAVTVNGATPTAAQGPYPLTGNTNWVTYAITGITGNVTVTSTKAVTAGVNGGYSTAGYGGYFAGFSSIPLITKQTGDCIPGLVLEVDDSYETYQWFLNGNPIPGANSNSYTPTVAGNYTVRITVGSCVPAITPVYKVYTCLQKSTKALTVCEGFQAVVPSFTNSTQTYVPSTVTIVTPPTNGSAVIDPNGVIIYTPNFGFTGTDTIVYKFCGNDPDFTDCEQVTLTLTVSASPTVTDATLRSCFIPSNPATALFDLTTALVTTTTGITKKYYPSLTDAQLGTNEIINPANYVAPNGVVFVKVSNANGCFRIAKVTLIVLPPVYSSILQDKIICIENKTTLDAGPGFTAYLWSTGATTQSISNVSTGTYWVDLKTGNCVTRQTVKVYASEQPVISNIDISNNTVTVNVLGGTAPYQYSIDNIHWQDSNVFTNVPRGNNTFYVKDSYNCSPMQVEVTVPNLINVITPNGDGVNDMIDYSALGNKKNLVFNIYDRYGAKMHQGNKENGYKWDGAVGGKKVPTGNYWYDVSWNEPNGKQTLIKYSGWILVKNRN from the coding sequence TTTTCAGCATTAGTACCATATTTGCACAGAGGGATACAGAGCACTGGATTGCACCTTATTATGCATCCACAACAGGATATACCAATGCAGTATATCTTTCTACTGACTCTACCACCCCGTTTGATGTGAAAATCTACAGCAACAATGCACTGCTTACTACTGTGACCATCAGCAAAGGAAATCCGCAAACGTATACAGTAACCGCAAATCTTATTTCCGCAACAACTCCATCGGAAGCCCTTCAGGTCATTACAAAAGGATTGTACTTAAAAGGCGACAAACCTTTTTACTGTACTTTAAGATCCGCCCAGACTTCTCACGGAGAAATTATTACTTCTAAAGGGAAGGCCGGAATAGGAAAATTGTTCTTTGTAGCTAATCCTCCCAATACAAACGCGGGAACAGGTACTTCTAATAATTTCACAGCAGGTATTTTAGCAACGGAAGACAATACTCAGGTTACTGTTACATGGAATACTTCCGGATTGGTATTTTTAGGAGGAACTCCTTCCGGAGCCAACTCACAGTCATTCACACTGAACAAAGGTCAGTCTTACATTATGGCCGGAAACAATGGTACCTCGGCAAACCTTACCGGATTCATCGGGGCAAAAGTAGTTTCAAACAAACCCATCACATTAACCAACGGAAGTGCAAACGGAAATTTCGGAGCATTAAGTTCAAGCGGTTCAGATTTAATTATGGACCAGTCTGTTCCGGTGGAAAGACTCGGGAATACCTTTGCCATGGTAAAAACAAGATCTACCGCTCCGGCAGAAAATATGGAGGGCGGAATTGTAATTGCGACAGAAGACAATACACAGATTTTCATTAACGGAGCTACCGCTCCTATTGCCACAATCAATGCAGGAGAATGGTACAGAATTAATGAAACAAACTACATTCAGCAAGGGGGTGCAAGCGGACACTTTAATATGTTTATTTCTACTTCTAAAAATGTATATTTATATCAATTGGTGGGTGTAGGTACAGAAAATAATACAGGAGGATACAATTATATTCCGCCGCTAAACTGTTTCCTTCCAAGAAAAATTGATGAGATCGGAAAGATCAATGAAATGCCTAGTGTTTCCGGAGTAACCTTAAAGCTTAATATTCTTACAGAAGCCGGAGCTGCTGTTACGGTGAATGGAGCCACTCCAACTGCTGCTCAGGGACCTTATCCGTTAACAGGAAATACGAACTGGGTAACTTATGCTATTACAGGAATTACAGGAAATGTGACGGTAACCTCAACAAAAGCTGTAACAGCCGGAGTAAACGGAGGATACAGTACCGCAGGTTACGGAGGATATTTCGCCGGATTCTCTTCTATCCCTTTAATTACAAAACAGACGGGAGACTGTATTCCCGGACTTGTTCTTGAAGTGGACGACAGTTATGAAACCTACCAATGGTTCCTAAACGGGAATCCTATTCCCGGAGCCAATTCGAATAGCTATACTCCGACAGTAGCGGGAAATTATACTGTAAGAATTACTGTGGGATCATGCGTTCCTGCCATCACTCCGGTTTATAAAGTGTATACATGTCTTCAGAAATCGACAAAAGCTCTTACAGTTTGCGAAGGTTTTCAGGCAGTGGTTCCGTCTTTTACAAATTCTACTCAGACTTACGTCCCGAGCACAGTAACAATTGTTACTCCTCCAACAAATGGTTCTGCGGTTATTGATCCGAACGGAGTCATCATTTATACACCTAATTTCGGTTTTACGGGTACAGATACTATTGTTTATAAGTTCTGTGGAAATGATCCTGATTTTACAGATTGTGAGCAGGTAACTTTAACGTTAACTGTTTCTGCAAGTCCTACAGTAACGGATGCAACACTGAGATCATGTTTTATTCCTTCTAATCCCGCAACCGCATTATTTGACCTTACAACAGCTCTTGTAACTACCACTACAGGAATTACAAAAAAATATTATCCTTCTTTAACGGATGCACAGCTCGGAACCAATGAAATCATCAACCCAGCGAATTATGTTGCACCCAACGGAGTCGTTTTTGTAAAAGTAAGCAACGCAAACGGATGTTTCAGAATTGCCAAAGTTACATTAATTGTTCTCCCTCCGGTTTACTCCAGTATTTTGCAGGATAAAATTATCTGTATTGAAAACAAGACAACGCTAGATGCAGGTCCCGGATTTACTGCCTATTTATGGAGTACAGGAGCAACTACGCAGTCGATCAGCAATGTTAGTACAGGAACTTACTGGGTAGATCTTAAAACCGGAAATTGTGTAACAAGACAGACGGTAAAAGTATACGCCTCAGAACAGCCTGTTATTTCAAACATTGATATTTCAAACAATACCGTTACGGTAAATGTATTGGGAGGAACTGCTCCTTACCAATATTCAATAGATAACATTCACTGGCAGGATTCTAATGTATTTACAAATGTTCCGAGAGGAAATAATACGTTCTACGTAAAGGATTCTTATAACTGTTCTCCAATGCAGGTAGAGGTTACCGTACCTAATCTTATTAACGTCATTACGCCAAACGGAGATGGTGTAAACGATATGATCGATTATTCCGCATTAGGAAACAAGAAAAACCTTGTGTTCAATATTTACGACAGATACGGAGCAAAAATGCATCAGGGAAATAAAGAAAACGGATATAAATGGGATGGCGCAGTGGGCGGCAAAAAAGTACCTACAGGAAATTATTGGTACGATGTAAGCTGGAACGAGCCAAACGGTAAGCAGACTCTGATTAAATATTCCGGATGGATTTTAGTGAAAAACAGAAATTAA